Proteins from one Halovivax limisalsi genomic window:
- a CDS encoding cell wall-binding repeat-containing protein: protein MTDRNRRAFLRDLVALPAGATLGGAALTYREVRSGGGETRLGPETADFGESTVTTMTTRLAGESDYETAAAIAQNVYTAINEHTRPGAAILVNDSDLGAALPGVAIIHHPVDGAVLLTGRDELPEATREEIERLHPEGVHVDGNTQVYIVGGERYVSADVEAAVEGMGLKTSRIGGETPAEVAANVDQYLSTIHANHRDTTFIADVGDPRTAIPAQSWNAHGGDGFLYVDGGRIPAVTRDQLEARFDEAYMYLLGDESRIGPGVASELARFGHVQRIPRGSDPYALSVGFAGYKDIGRNQGWVFGDWPRRIGWGIAESGHNFIFANPENWRTALPACVESHRGKHGPMLLVEADTVPEPVATYLSNYLRPAESAPYDRKYNHGWIIGRPGQVGEGVQARLHALLQEPGDGG, encoded by the coding sequence GTGACCGATCGGAACCGGCGCGCGTTCCTGCGCGACCTCGTCGCGCTTCCGGCCGGCGCGACGCTCGGGGGCGCCGCACTCACCTATCGGGAGGTGCGATCCGGCGGCGGCGAAACCCGGCTGGGACCGGAGACGGCAGATTTCGGCGAATCCACCGTCACGACCATGACGACCCGCCTCGCCGGCGAGAGCGACTACGAGACGGCTGCGGCGATCGCGCAGAACGTCTACACGGCGATCAACGAGCACACCCGGCCGGGGGCGGCGATCCTCGTCAACGACAGCGACCTCGGGGCGGCGCTCCCGGGCGTCGCGATCATCCACCACCCCGTCGACGGCGCCGTTCTGCTGACCGGGCGGGACGAACTGCCGGAGGCGACGCGCGAGGAGATCGAGCGCCTCCACCCCGAAGGCGTCCACGTGGACGGCAACACGCAGGTGTACATCGTCGGCGGCGAGCGCTACGTCAGCGCCGACGTCGAGGCGGCGGTCGAGGGGATGGGCCTGAAGACGAGTCGGATCGGTGGGGAGACGCCGGCGGAAGTCGCGGCCAACGTCGACCAGTACCTCAGCACGATCCACGCGAACCACCGGGATACCACGTTCATCGCCGACGTCGGCGATCCGCGAACGGCGATCCCGGCCCAGTCGTGGAACGCCCACGGCGGCGACGGATTCCTCTACGTCGACGGCGGTCGGATCCCGGCGGTGACGCGCGACCAGCTCGAAGCCCGGTTCGACGAGGCGTACATGTACCTCCTGGGCGACGAGAGTCGGATCGGCCCCGGCGTCGCGAGCGAACTCGCGCGGTTCGGCCACGTCCAGCGGATTCCGCGAGGTTCGGACCCCTACGCGCTGAGCGTCGGCTTCGCCGGGTACAAGGACATCGGCCGGAACCAGGGCTGGGTGTTCGGCGACTGGCCCCGGCGGATCGGCTGGGGCATCGCGGAGAGCGGCCACAACTTCATCTTCGCCAACCCCGAGAACTGGCGGACGGCGCTGCCCGCGTGCGTCGAGAGCCACCGCGGGAAACACGGGCCGATGCTCCTCGTCGAAGCGGATACCGTCCCGGAACCCGTGGCGACGTACCTGTCGAACTACCTCCGTCCCGCCGAGTCCGCTCCGTACGACCGAAAGTACAATCACGGCTGGATCATCGGCCGGCCGGGCCAGGTCGGCGAGGGGGTGCAGGCTCGCCTTCACGCGCTCCTTCAGGAACCGGGTGATGGCGGATGA
- a CDS encoding DUF4396 domain-containing protein yields the protein MKPWKTLAIVVAAIVAILVAVQPLYVLGLTLFDYGQTPDASYATVQTKDASRFPVDDPVRQSELTARAARPPGSGLAYSTVVRVPADDWQTAVAASSLRASEDALVLFEGAAVPDGANASNATTVTLSGGDPAETAAAIATRETGPDGDGPTNVVIVGSAEPRWATPAAAWSAYSGDPILYATEDGIPDATREAIAELDAARAYVLAPPDVVSDDALSELDVEWTRVSARTPQAHAVEIAEFRDESRDFGWGIHERDKVGYYNFVLVNPDRPAHAVASTNLQWGKAGPILFVDDDGGLPAITENYAWQTQPAWFASPMEGPFNHLFVMGSTEAVSWVSQGRLDYAVEITPYRHQGAGLSPLESVAAVWAAIALLGASFVFAHSRRRLPEMSAWTTMFWPLATLTLGPVGLALYWTSYRGRLVVDTEGGPRVVRPYWLRAATATAMGIGFAASTMVATGFVLTYVGIPMVVLDGPLFWLGNAMVLLIPIVYLVAFLVSLLAFHVPMLRESQGLGLAGATKRGAAIVAVSMTSVSVGMMGGMWVLMMLNLEMMPGEEDILWFGVMAVATLVGFLIAWPVNGWLVRRNVKPGEML from the coding sequence ATGAAACCCTGGAAAACGCTCGCGATCGTCGTCGCGGCGATCGTGGCGATACTCGTCGCGGTGCAGCCGCTGTACGTGCTCGGATTGACGCTCTTCGACTACGGGCAGACGCCGGACGCGTCCTACGCCACGGTGCAGACGAAGGACGCGAGCAGGTTCCCCGTCGACGATCCGGTGCGACAGAGCGAGCTAACCGCCCGGGCAGCCCGGCCGCCCGGATCGGGACTCGCGTACTCGACCGTCGTCCGCGTTCCCGCAGACGACTGGCAGACCGCCGTCGCCGCGTCGAGCTTGCGCGCGAGCGAGGACGCGCTGGTGCTCTTCGAGGGCGCCGCCGTGCCGGACGGTGCGAACGCGTCGAACGCCACCACGGTGACGCTCTCCGGCGGCGATCCCGCCGAAACGGCCGCGGCGATCGCGACGCGCGAGACCGGCCCCGACGGCGACGGTCCGACCAACGTCGTCATCGTCGGATCGGCCGAGCCCCGGTGGGCGACGCCCGCCGCCGCCTGGAGCGCCTACTCGGGCGACCCGATCCTCTACGCGACCGAGGACGGGATCCCCGACGCGACCCGCGAGGCGATCGCGGAACTCGACGCCGCCCGCGCGTACGTCCTCGCGCCGCCCGATGTCGTGAGCGACGACGCGCTGTCGGAACTGGACGTCGAGTGGACCCGCGTCTCGGCGCGGACGCCCCAGGCCCACGCCGTCGAGATCGCGGAGTTCCGCGACGAATCGCGGGACTTCGGCTGGGGGATCCACGAACGCGACAAAGTCGGGTACTACAACTTCGTGCTCGTCAACCCCGACCGACCGGCCCACGCCGTCGCGTCGACGAACCTCCAGTGGGGGAAGGCGGGACCGATCCTGTTCGTCGACGACGACGGCGGTCTGCCGGCGATCACGGAGAACTACGCCTGGCAGACCCAGCCGGCGTGGTTCGCCTCGCCCATGGAGGGGCCGTTCAACCACCTCTTCGTGATGGGATCGACGGAGGCGGTGTCGTGGGTGTCCCAGGGACGCCTCGACTACGCGGTCGAGATCACCCCGTACCGTCACCAGGGCGCCGGCCTCAGCCCGCTCGAATCCGTCGCGGCGGTCTGGGCCGCGATCGCGCTCCTCGGCGCGTCGTTCGTGTTCGCCCACTCGCGCCGCCGCCTCCCGGAGATGAGCGCGTGGACGACGATGTTCTGGCCGCTGGCGACGCTCACGCTCGGCCCGGTCGGCCTGGCGCTGTACTGGACGTCCTATCGCGGTCGGCTGGTCGTCGACACCGAGGGGGGACCGCGGGTCGTCCGGCCCTACTGGCTCCGGGCGGCGACCGCGACGGCGATGGGGATCGGGTTCGCCGCGAGCACGATGGTCGCGACGGGGTTCGTCCTCACGTACGTCGGCATTCCGATGGTCGTCCTCGACGGCCCGCTGTTCTGGCTGGGGAACGCGATGGTGCTGCTCATCCCCATCGTCTACCTCGTCGCCTTCCTCGTCTCCCTGCTCGCCTTCCACGTCCCGATGCTCAGGGAATCACAGGGGCTCGGCCTCGCCGGCGCGACGAAGCGCGGCGCGGCGATCGTCGCCGTGAGCATGACGAGCGTCTCCGTCGGGATGATGGGCGGCATGTGGGTGTTGATGATGCTCAACCTCGAGATGATGCCAGGCGAGGAGGATATCCTCTGGTTCGGGGTGATGGCCGTCGCCACGCTCGTCGGCTTCCTCATCGCCTGGCCGGTGAACGGGTGGCTCGTCCGCCGGAACGTCAAACCGGGTGAGATGCTGTGA
- a CDS encoding heavy metal translocating P-type ATPase, whose amino-acid sequence MHQGHEAMFRRRFVVSTVLSIPVLLYSETLQAWLGFSVPAFPGSEWLTPVFSIVVFAYGGVPFLRMAVPELRDRAPGMMTLISMAITVAFGYSLASLVVPTESAFFWELVTLIDIMLLGHWIEMRSVRRASSALDELAKLLPDTAERITGDGSTEEVPVSDLGEGDLVLVRPGANVPADGVVESGDSDVDESMITGESRPVSKEPGAEVIGGTVNGAGSLRVRIDATGEETTLAGIMRLVEDAQESESRTQQLADRAAGWLFYVALGAAAVTAIAWTIAAGTGATVVERVVTVLVIACPHALGLAIPLVVAINTSLAAGNGVLIRDRIAMERARDLDTIVFDKTGTLTEGEHGVVDAATIEGVDAATAFGLAAAVEGDSEHVIARAIREAAAERDISVPAARDFEALEGRGVRATVDVGTSRAPARRTESDAGETVHVGGPNLLSHLEADVPPELQSFADRAGENAQTVVYLVRDGSPIAAFALADVIRAESHRVVDALHELGIEVAMLTGDSADVARAVADELGIDTVFAEVLPDDKDEKVIELQERGDLVAMVGDGVNDAPALTRADVGIAIGSGTDVAVQSADVVLVQNDPTDVVRLVMLSRASYRKMRENLVWAAGYNVFALPLAAGVLAPIGVLLSPAVGALLMSLSTVIVAINAQFLRRVDLELPSPSGGPPSPEPNPAERKSAD is encoded by the coding sequence ATGCACCAGGGCCACGAGGCGATGTTCCGGCGGCGATTCGTCGTCTCCACGGTCCTCTCGATCCCGGTCCTCCTCTACAGCGAGACCCTCCAGGCCTGGCTCGGCTTCTCGGTCCCCGCGTTTCCCGGCAGCGAGTGGCTCACGCCGGTCTTCTCGATCGTCGTCTTCGCCTACGGCGGCGTCCCGTTCCTGCGGATGGCCGTGCCGGAACTCCGCGACCGGGCGCCGGGGATGATGACGCTGATCTCGATGGCGATCACGGTCGCGTTCGGCTACAGCCTGGCGAGCCTCGTCGTCCCGACCGAATCGGCCTTCTTCTGGGAGCTCGTGACGCTGATCGACATCATGCTGCTGGGCCACTGGATCGAGATGCGATCGGTCCGGCGGGCCTCCAGCGCGCTCGACGAACTCGCGAAACTGCTCCCGGACACGGCGGAGCGGATCACCGGGGACGGCAGCACGGAGGAGGTGCCGGTGAGCGACCTCGGCGAAGGCGACCTCGTGCTCGTGCGTCCGGGGGCGAACGTGCCGGCCGACGGCGTGGTCGAGTCGGGTGACTCGGACGTCGACGAGTCGATGATCACCGGCGAGTCGAGGCCGGTGTCGAAGGAGCCGGGCGCCGAGGTGATCGGCGGGACCGTCAACGGTGCCGGCAGCCTCCGCGTGCGGATCGACGCGACGGGCGAAGAGACGACGCTCGCGGGGATCATGCGCCTCGTCGAGGACGCCCAGGAGAGCGAGTCGCGGACCCAGCAACTGGCCGACAGGGCCGCGGGGTGGCTGTTCTACGTCGCGCTCGGAGCCGCGGCCGTGACCGCGATCGCGTGGACGATCGCCGCCGGCACCGGCGCGACGGTCGTCGAGCGCGTCGTGACGGTGCTGGTGATCGCCTGTCCGCACGCGCTCGGGCTCGCGATTCCGCTCGTCGTCGCGATCAACACGTCGCTGGCGGCCGGGAACGGGGTGCTGATTCGCGACCGGATCGCGATGGAGCGAGCGCGCGACCTCGATACGATCGTCTTCGACAAGACGGGGACGCTCACCGAGGGCGAACACGGCGTCGTCGACGCGGCGACGATCGAGGGCGTCGACGCGGCGACGGCGTTCGGACTGGCGGCCGCCGTCGAGGGCGACTCCGAGCACGTGATCGCCCGCGCGATCCGCGAAGCGGCCGCCGAGCGCGATATCTCGGTCCCGGCGGCGAGGGACTTCGAGGCGCTCGAGGGTCGCGGCGTCCGCGCGACGGTCGACGTCGGCACGTCACGGGCGCCCGCTCGCCGGACGGAGTCCGACGCCGGCGAAACCGTCCACGTCGGCGGGCCGAACCTCCTTTCGCACCTCGAGGCCGATGTCCCGCCGGAACTGCAGTCGTTCGCCGATCGGGCCGGCGAGAACGCGCAAACGGTCGTCTACCTCGTCCGGGACGGGTCGCCGATCGCCGCGTTCGCCCTGGCGGACGTGATCCGCGCGGAGAGCCACCGCGTCGTCGACGCCCTCCACGAACTCGGGATCGAGGTCGCGATGCTGACCGGCGACAGCGCGGACGTCGCGCGCGCCGTCGCGGACGAACTCGGCATCGACACGGTGTTCGCGGAGGTATTGCCCGACGACAAGGACGAGAAAGTGATCGAACTGCAGGAGCGTGGCGACCTCGTCGCGATGGTCGGCGACGGCGTCAACGACGCGCCCGCGCTGACCCGAGCGGACGTCGGCATCGCGATCGGCTCCGGGACGGACGTCGCCGTTCAGTCTGCGGACGTCGTCCTGGTCCAGAACGATCCGACGGACGTGGTCCGCCTGGTGATGCTGAGCCGCGCGAGCTACCGGAAGATGAGAGAGAACCTCGTCTGGGCCGCCGGCTACAACGTGTTCGCGCTCCCGCTCGCGGCGGGGGTCCTCGCGCCGATCGGCGTCCTGCTCTCGCCGGCGGTGGGGGCGCTCCTCATGTCGCTGTCGACCGTCATCGTCGCGATCAACGCGCAGTTCCTCCGCCGCGTCGACCTCGAACTGCCGAGCCCGTCCGGCGGGCCCCCGTCGCCGGAGCCGAACCCGGCGGAGCGGAAATCGGCGGACTAA
- a CDS encoding ion channel, whose product MTVGFLALGIALLAVAVVDILWTTLWVEGGAGPLTSRLMEWIWWALRRFSRRSSLVRTLAGPVILVASLATWMALLWLGWTFVFAAGEVPLVDTVGGGSLTWSDRFYVAGYALFSLGNGDFAPSSSRWQFVTVLATASGLSLITLAVTYVLSVLDAVTQKRSFAAGVAGLGSTGAEVVTTAWDGESFEGLDQLLSTYVQQLNALSTNHKAYPVLHYFHTQDRSEAPVTSAAILDDALTLLRFGVRSSERPGDAIVANARASIASYLDTLGSRFVGPANRTPPPPDIDAVREAKIPTRTDDEFAESVDELETRRRLLLGLVEADAREWPGEGE is encoded by the coding sequence ATGACCGTCGGCTTCCTGGCGCTTGGGATCGCGTTGCTCGCCGTCGCCGTCGTCGACATCCTCTGGACGACGCTGTGGGTCGAGGGCGGCGCCGGTCCGCTGACGTCGCGACTGATGGAGTGGATCTGGTGGGCGCTCAGACGCTTCAGTCGCCGTTCGTCCCTCGTGCGCACCCTGGCGGGACCGGTCATCCTCGTGGCCTCCCTCGCGACGTGGATGGCCCTGCTCTGGCTCGGCTGGACGTTCGTCTTCGCCGCCGGCGAGGTGCCGCTCGTCGACACCGTCGGCGGCGGGTCCCTCACCTGGTCCGATCGCTTCTACGTCGCCGGCTACGCCCTGTTCTCGCTCGGAAACGGGGACTTCGCGCCGTCCTCGAGCCGCTGGCAGTTCGTCACCGTGCTGGCCACGGCGAGCGGCCTGTCGCTCATCACGCTTGCGGTGACCTACGTCCTGTCCGTGCTCGACGCGGTCACCCAGAAGCGCTCGTTCGCGGCGGGAGTGGCGGGGCTCGGATCGACGGGCGCCGAGGTGGTCACGACGGCGTGGGACGGCGAGTCGTTCGAGGGGCTCGACCAGCTGCTGAGCACGTACGTCCAGCAGCTCAACGCGCTCTCGACCAACCACAAGGCCTACCCGGTGTTGCACTACTTTCACACGCAGGATCGGTCGGAGGCGCCTGTCACGAGCGCGGCGATCCTCGACGACGCGCTGACGCTGCTTCGCTTCGGCGTGCGGTCGTCGGAGCGCCCCGGCGACGCCATCGTCGCGAACGCCCGAGCGTCCATCGCGAGCTACCTCGACACGCTCGGCAGCCGGTTCGTCGGGCCCGCCAACCGGACCCCGCCGCCGCCCGACATCGACGCCGTTCGCGAGGCCAAGATTCCGACGCGGACCGACGACGAGTTCGCCGAGTCGGTCGACGAACTCGAAACCCGCCGACGGTTGCTGCTCGGCCTCGTCGAGGCCGACGCGAGGGAGTGGCCGGGCGAGGGTGAGTAA
- a CDS encoding FRG domain-containing protein: MSRDPDEFVADDWATLQQLLYRDSWNEELGRHRSPYVFRGVSDSGRGLRTSLQRFVGDSERWDLEHHLLRNFRQYARQEIDRPESPFHLMALAQHHGLPTRLLDWTHSPAVAAYFAAGGPPDADGVVWAVDYERVHERLPERFRTFLDEHGADLFSAAMLNDLLSLVIDRDSRADRGTDRTADVELDIGERQSLPTVELKAVLAAFSEGTDDHVVFFQPPSIDQRIVNQAALFSAASNPRTSLDAWFDEHPDLAWKIVVPAARKREFRDKLDQSNINHRTLFPDLDGIATWLTEYYRPR; encoded by the coding sequence ATGTCCCGGGACCCGGACGAGTTCGTCGCGGACGACTGGGCGACGCTGCAGCAGTTGCTGTATCGCGATTCCTGGAACGAGGAGCTCGGTCGGCATCGCTCGCCGTATGTCTTCCGCGGGGTGTCCGACAGCGGCCGGGGGCTACGGACGTCGCTCCAGCGGTTCGTCGGCGATTCGGAGCGCTGGGACCTCGAACACCACCTCCTGCGGAACTTCCGGCAGTACGCGCGACAGGAGATCGACCGGCCCGAGTCGCCGTTTCACCTCATGGCGCTCGCCCAGCACCACGGGCTGCCGACGCGACTGCTCGACTGGACCCACTCGCCCGCCGTCGCCGCGTACTTCGCCGCGGGCGGCCCCCCGGATGCGGACGGAGTCGTGTGGGCCGTCGACTACGAGAGGGTCCACGAGCGCCTGCCCGAGCGGTTCCGGACGTTCCTCGACGAGCACGGGGCGGATCTGTTCTCCGCAGCGATGCTGAACGACCTGCTGTCGCTGGTGATCGACCGGGACAGCCGTGCCGACCGCGGGACCGACCGCACCGCCGACGTCGAACTGGACATCGGCGAGCGCCAGAGCCTCCCGACGGTCGAACTCAAAGCCGTCCTCGCTGCGTTCTCCGAGGGGACCGACGATCACGTCGTCTTCTTCCAGCCGCCGTCGATCGACCAGCGGATCGTCAACCAGGCCGCGCTGTTCTCCGCCGCATCGAATCCCCGGACGTCGCTCGACGCCTGGTTCGACGAACACCCCGATCTCGCCTGGAAGATCGTCGTGCCGGCGGCGCGAAAGCGGGAGTTTCGGGACAAGCTCGACCAGTCGAACATCAACCACCGCACCCTGTTTCCCGACCTCGACGGCATCGCGACCTGGCTGACGGAGTACTATCGACCGCGGTGA
- a CDS encoding heavy metal translocating P-type ATPase — MSERTVRLEIGGMSCANCSQSVTEAVEGLSGVTEANVNFATDEGSVTYDPAEVSLAEIYAAIDDAGYHARRETVSIGIADMTCSNCAATNEEALEAVPGVIEAEANYATDEAQVVYNPAAVSRDQLYEAVEGAGYTPVRDDDGDDETDQERRDAARNEEISKQLRLTLFGAVLSAPFLLFLTDRFLLGGTLLPETVFGFEFHWVGFLLATPVQIVLGRPFYVNSYKALVKNGRANMDVLIALGSSTAYLYSVAVLFGLVAGETYFDTAALILVFITLGNYLEARSKGQAGDALRKLLEMEAETATVVREDGSEEAIPLEDVTVGDRLKVRPGEKIPTDGVVVDGQSAVDESMITGESVPVEKSAGDEVVGSTINENGVLTVEATKVGADTALQQIVETVKAAQSRQPEIQNLADRISAYFVPAVIANAVFWGLVWFAFPQGLAGFVDWLPLWGQVAGGPAVAGGTISVAEFAIVVFASAVLIACPCALGLATPAATMVGTTIGARNGVLFKGGDILERAKDVDTVVFDKTGTLTEGEMELTDVVAFDGDGAPVADGSGDPAIDGGDPTADGGQLEAPERLDEDDVLALAATAESGSEHPLARAIVEGARERGIDVGEPDSFENVPGHGVRATVDGWEPRSGFGGASGERSEPRATEVLVGNRKLLRDAGIDPEPAAETMERLESEGKTAMLVAADDRLVGVVADADTVKESAKTAVAALRDRGVDVMMLTGDNERTARAVAEQVGIDPENVRAEVLPEDKSDAVEAIQDEGRKAMMVGDGVNDAPALAVAHVGTAIGSGTDVAIEAADVTLMRDDPVDVVKAIRISDATLQKIKQNLVWALGYNTTLIPLASLGLLQPVLAAAAMAFSSVSVLTNSLLFRRYMPDHDYQLFGRLR; from the coding sequence ATGAGTGAACGAACCGTCCGACTCGAGATCGGGGGCATGAGTTGTGCCAACTGCTCGCAGTCGGTGACCGAGGCGGTGGAGGGGCTGTCGGGCGTGACCGAGGCGAACGTCAACTTCGCCACTGACGAGGGCTCGGTCACGTACGATCCGGCCGAGGTCTCGCTGGCCGAGATCTACGCGGCGATCGACGATGCGGGCTATCACGCCCGGCGCGAGACGGTCTCGATCGGCATTGCGGACATGACGTGTTCGAACTGCGCCGCGACGAACGAGGAGGCGCTCGAGGCCGTCCCGGGCGTCATCGAGGCGGAGGCGAACTACGCGACCGACGAGGCGCAGGTCGTGTACAACCCCGCCGCGGTCTCTCGGGACCAGCTGTACGAGGCCGTCGAGGGGGCCGGATACACGCCGGTTCGCGACGACGACGGCGACGACGAGACCGACCAGGAGCGTCGCGACGCCGCGCGCAACGAGGAGATCAGCAAACAGCTTCGCCTGACGCTGTTCGGCGCGGTCCTGTCGGCGCCGTTCCTCCTCTTCCTGACCGATCGATTCCTGCTCGGCGGCACGCTCCTGCCCGAGACGGTCTTCGGCTTCGAATTCCACTGGGTCGGCTTCCTGCTGGCGACCCCCGTTCAGATCGTCCTCGGCCGGCCGTTCTACGTCAACTCGTACAAGGCGCTAGTGAAGAACGGGCGCGCGAATATGGACGTCCTGATCGCGCTCGGCTCCTCGACCGCCTACCTCTACAGCGTCGCGGTCCTGTTCGGGCTGGTCGCCGGCGAGACGTACTTCGACACGGCAGCGCTCATCCTCGTGTTCATCACGCTGGGGAACTACCTCGAGGCGCGCTCGAAGGGCCAGGCCGGCGACGCGCTCCGGAAACTGCTGGAGATGGAAGCAGAGACGGCGACGGTCGTCCGCGAGGACGGCAGCGAGGAAGCGATTCCCCTCGAGGACGTCACGGTCGGCGACCGGCTGAAGGTGCGGCCAGGTGAGAAGATCCCGACGGACGGCGTCGTCGTGGACGGCCAATCCGCCGTCGACGAGTCGATGATCACCGGCGAGTCCGTCCCCGTCGAGAAATCGGCGGGCGACGAGGTCGTCGGCTCGACCATCAACGAGAACGGCGTGCTGACCGTCGAAGCGACGAAGGTCGGCGCCGACACGGCCCTCCAGCAGATCGTCGAGACGGTCAAGGCCGCCCAGTCGCGCCAGCCGGAGATCCAGAACCTGGCCGACCGCATCTCGGCGTACTTCGTCCCCGCGGTCATCGCGAACGCCGTGTTCTGGGGACTCGTCTGGTTCGCCTTCCCCCAGGGGCTGGCCGGGTTCGTCGACTGGCTCCCGCTGTGGGGCCAGGTCGCCGGCGGCCCCGCGGTCGCGGGCGGCACCATCTCGGTCGCCGAGTTCGCCATCGTCGTCTTCGCCTCCGCGGTCCTGATCGCCTGTCCCTGCGCGCTCGGGCTGGCGACGCCCGCCGCGACGATGGTCGGAACGACGATCGGGGCCCGGAACGGCGTCCTCTTCAAGGGCGGCGATATCCTCGAACGGGCGAAGGACGTCGACACGGTCGTCTTCGACAAGACGGGAACGCTCACCGAGGGCGAGATGGAACTGACCGACGTCGTCGCCTTCGACGGGGACGGCGCCCCTGTCGCCGACGGGAGCGGTGACCCGGCGATCGACGGCGGCGATCCGACGGCCGACGGGGGCCAACTCGAGGCGCCCGAACGGCTCGACGAGGACGACGTCCTCGCACTCGCCGCGACCGCCGAGAGCGGCAGCGAGCACCCGCTCGCGCGGGCGATCGTCGAAGGTGCCCGCGAACGGGGTATCGACGTCGGCGAGCCCGACTCCTTCGAGAACGTCCCCGGCCACGGCGTTCGCGCGACGGTGGACGGCTGGGAGCCGCGCAGCGGCTTCGGCGGGGCGAGCGGAGAGCGGAGCGAACCGAGAGCGACCGAGGTCCTGGTCGGCAACCGCAAACTCCTCCGCGACGCCGGCATCGATCCCGAACCGGCCGCCGAGACGATGGAACGGCTCGAGAGCGAGGGCAAGACGGCCATGCTGGTCGCCGCCGACGACCGGCTCGTCGGCGTCGTCGCCGACGCCGACACGGTCAAGGAGAGCGCGAAGACGGCCGTCGCCGCCCTCCGGGATCGCGGCGTCGACGTGATGATGCTCACCGGCGACAACGAGCGGACGGCGCGCGCGGTCGCCGAGCAGGTCGGAATCGACCCCGAGAACGTCCGCGCGGAGGTCCTCCCCGAGGACAAGTCCGACGCCGTCGAGGCGATCCAGGACGAGGGCCGCAAGGCGATGATGGTCGGCGACGGCGTCAACGACGCCCCCGCGCTGGCGGTCGCCCACGTCGGGACCGCCATCGGCTCCGGGACCGACGTCGCCATCGAGGCCGCGGACGTCACCCTGATGCGCGACGATCCGGTCGACGTGGTGAAGGCGATCCGCATCTCCGACGCGACGCTCCAGAAGATCAAGCAGAACCTCGTCTGGGCGCTGGGCTACAACACGACGCTCATCCCGCTGGCCTCGCTCGGCCTGCTCCAGCCCGTGCTGGCTGCGGCGGCGATGGCCTTCTCGAGCGTCTCGGTGCTCACGAACAGCTTGCTGTTTCGGCGGTACATGCCGGATCACGACTACCAGCTCTTCGGCCGGCTTCGATAA
- a CDS encoding AsnC family transcriptional regulator, which yields MQSLDETDLEILRLLGEDSRRPFAAIGEAVGLSGPAVSDRVSRLEEAGVINGFTVDVDRSQLQAGIPVFVRASPQSIDVATLRERVADDEAVEHLFLTAEGELWFSGRTQVGAAHEWLDRLFEGESVEYAVTLVDAVEWHPSLGATDFALTCAECGNTVDSEGESTRIDDEIYHFCCSSCRSRFSERYDRIEEGA from the coding sequence ATGCAGTCGCTCGACGAAACGGATCTCGAAATCCTCCGCCTGCTGGGCGAGGATAGTCGGCGGCCGTTCGCCGCGATCGGGGAGGCGGTCGGGCTGTCGGGGCCCGCCGTCTCGGATCGCGTGAGTCGACTCGAGGAGGCCGGGGTGATCAACGGTTTCACGGTCGACGTGGATCGATCGCAGCTCCAGGCCGGGATCCCCGTCTTCGTGCGGGCCAGCCCCCAGTCGATCGACGTCGCGACGCTTCGCGAGCGGGTCGCCGACGACGAGGCCGTCGAGCACCTCTTCCTGACCGCCGAGGGTGAACTCTGGTTCTCCGGTCGGACGCAGGTCGGCGCGGCCCACGAGTGGCTCGACCGCCTGTTCGAGGGCGAGTCCGTCGAGTACGCGGTGACGCTCGTCGACGCCGTCGAGTGGCACCCCTCACTCGGCGCAACCGACTTCGCGCTCACCTGCGCGGAGTGCGGGAACACCGTCGACAGCGAGGGCGAGTCGACGCGGATCGACGACGAGATCTACCACTTTTGCTGTTCCTCCTGCCGCAGTCGGTTTTCGGAGCGCTACGACCGGATCGAGGAGGGCGCCTGA